One genomic window of Penaeus chinensis breed Huanghai No. 1 chromosome 35, ASM1920278v2, whole genome shotgun sequence includes the following:
- the LOC125044473 gene encoding cuticle protein AM1199-like has protein sequence MDVIFLVACCVCLVAGRPQYANPAATPVPILVDERLPIDLLGGYGFRIMTGNGIAWQETGAAASKSGQYTFTHPDGTPHTLSYTAGVGGFQPVSDLLPTPHPLEPWHIEQIRFAESQRAAAAASAATAV, from the exons ATGGACGTT atTTTCCTGGTAGCATGTTGTGTTTGCTTAGTGGCTGGACGCCCACAATATGCCAACCCTGCCGCCACGCCCGTTCCCATCCTTGTGGACGAAAGGTTGCCCATCGACCTGCTGGGAGGCTACGGATTCAG GATCATGACGGGAAACGGCATCGCGTGGCAAGAGACAGGAGCGGCAGCCTCTAAGAGTGGACAGTACAC GTTCACCCATCCCGACGGCACTCCTCACACCCTCTCGTACACCGCGGGCGTGGGCGGCTTCCAGCCTGTGTCCGACCTCCTCCCGACGCCTCATCCTCTCGAACCTTGGCATATCGAACAG ATCCGGTTCGCTGAAAGCCAAAGAGCGGCAGCGGCAGCTTCAGCAGCGACGGCGGTTTAG